TGGGCAGGGGTGCGGTGGGCTGGCCGGTGATAAGCGTGTCGGGGAGTGGGATGTCGGTACGTAGGCGGATGGCGTCGCGCCAGGCGAGCAGCTCGGTCCACTGGTGGGTGATGGGGTGGCAGCGTGGGTTGCGGAGTCGGGGGCTGTTGGGGAGTTGGTCGAGGTGCCAGCCGTCGGTGAGGAGGTTGGCGGCGGTGGTGGGGCCGATGCCGCGGATGCCGGGAATGTGGTCGGCGAGGTCGCCGGTGAGTGCCCGGTAGTCCGGCCATTGGCAGGGGTGGATGCGATAGCGGTGGTGGATATCGGCGGCGGCGAAGGTGCGGCGTGGGGTGAGGACAGTGACGGTGGGCCGTAGGAGTTGGTAGAAGTCCCGGTCGCTGGAGTAGCAGATGACGGATCGGCCCGCCTGGACGGCGCTGGTGGTGGCGGTGGCGATGACGTCGTCGGCTTCCATCTGGTCGATCTCTGTCCAGCGGACGGCTGCGGCGTCGAGCGCCCGCTTGACGTCGGGCAGCGCGGCGATGGGGGTGTGGTCGGCGCCAGCGCGGTTCGCCTTGTAACCAGGCACGGTGGTGGCGCGCCGGGCGGAGGCGTGTTCGCCGTCGAAGACGACGACGAGTTCGTGGTCGGGTGCGTGGAGGCGGTGGGCTTTGCGCATGAGGGCGAGAAACCCGAACACGCCCGTCAGGTCGCGGGTCTTGTCGCGGCTGGTGATCCGGGCAGGGAATCCGAACCAAGCGCGGTAGAGCAGTTGGTGTCCGTCGACGAGGAACAGTCCGGTCACCGGTCCTCCCTGTGTGCGGGAGGGCTGGTGATGACGTGGACTCCCGGCCACCGCTGCGCCGGCTGGTGGCGGGAAAGCCGCTCGTAGGAGGTCTGTTCGCTGACTCGGGTGGGATTGCGTCGCCACACGCCGTCGAGGAGGTCATCGAGGCCGTACGGCGCGCAGACCTCGATGCGGTTGTCGGGGTCGAGGTGGATCGCGACGGCGGTGGCGTACTCAGGCCAGGTCGCGACCGCCTCGGCGATGCCGCGAAACGGTGGGACCGGCGGCCCGCCGAACCGGTGCGGGTACCAGGTGTGCACGGCGGCCTGGTTCTTCGCCTCCCACGGCACGCCCGGTTCGGTCGTGGCCAGCCGGGCGGTGGCCCGATCGTCGTTGTCCCGGCTCAGGTCGGCAGGGTCGAAGAACGCCACGTCGACATCCCGCACCGTACGCAGGTCGAACCCGGTGCCGTAGCGGCGTCCCCAGACCAGGTCGCGCAGGACACCCGCGCCGATCCACGCGTCGGGCAGTCCCGAGTCCCGCACCACGGTCAGCGCCCGCATCAGCGGCACGGTGGCCCTGACCAACTCCCGTAACTCGTCACCGCGCCTAACGTCTGCCGGGTCCGCCCAGCCGGCGGGCGGCGTCGTCATGGCCGTTCCGGCCCGTCGGGGTGGTTGTGGTGCAGGCGCTGGGCGAGGTAGTCGCCCAGCGACGTCGCATGCGGCACGTGCGGATCACCGGTTGCGCCGGCTGGAACGTAGCGGGTACGCCGGAACGCATCGACGAACGCGGTTGGGGGTGCTCCGGCTTGGAGTGCGGTGGTGATCGCGGTGGACAGGGCGTCGGTGAGCCCGGCCAGGGTGGAGTTGTGCGTGCCGACGCGCAGGTCGACGTGACCGGCCTCGCCTTTCGATGTGGCGGTGGTGGCCAGGCGTCGCGGAACACCATCGATCACGAACGTGCTGGTCACTTCGGTTGTCTGTCGCGATTCCGGGGGCATGTCTCTCATCGATACGGTCCTTCTTTCCCGGCGTACGCCTTTAGTGTCTTGCGGTGGAGACGAGCGGGTCTGGGCTGCGGAGTTCCGGTCCGGAGGCGGCGTCACGGAGCCTCCGTCGCGGTGGTCGTCTGGTCGGCTTTGCGGGCGCAGTGCGGGCATCGTCGTGGGCAGGGCGTCTGCGGGACGACGGTGGTGAGGCCGCTGGCGTGCAGGATCGTGGTGACCGTCTGCTCGAAGGTGCTGGTCTCGCCGATGACGGTCTCCCCGGGGATGTCGAGCAGGTCGCGGTGGGCGTACCAGCGGCGCATCTCGTCGGGGGTTACGGGGATGGGCTCGGCCCGGTTGAGGTGGCGGCGGACGGTTTCGTCGAAGGAGACGTCCAGGTAGAACACGGCGACCGGTCCGGGATGACTGTCGATGAGCTGGTGCAGGACGGTGGCGTAGCGTTCGGTGTGCAGGATGCCTTCGAGGATGACGTGGTAGCCCAGGTCGAGGGCGGTGCGCGCCGTCGCGGTGATAAACGCCGGGGCGACCGGCTGGATGCGGGCGCTGTCGTGCTCCCGGAGCACGGTTCTGCGCAGGTAGTCCTGTTCCAGCAGGGCCGCACCGCGTCCGAAGCGGCGGCGTACCTCACGGGCGGTCGTGGTCTTCCCGCTGCCGGAATTTCCCCGGATGATCACCAACGTTGGAAAGTGCGGGGAATGGCGTTCGATGCACAATCCGGTGGTCACCGCGGCGGGAAGTTGTGCCAGGCCCGCGGGGGGCGAGTGCTCTACCCAGCCGTCCAGGGAGAAGTGTCGCCCGCTGTGGATCTGTTCCAGGGCAGCCACGGTGTACGCGATCGTGGTGGCGGGTGGCTGCGCCGGGTCCGCCCAGACCAGTCCTGCGCATTTGTGGGGTTCCCGGTTGACCGGCTGGCCTCGCCAGCCGGTGGCGAGAAAGAAGAAGCCGAGCCGCGGGTCGTCGTGGCCGTGGCGGCGGTGCACGATATGAACGAACTCCAGATTCGTCTCGGACAGCTCGACACCGGTTTCCTCGGCCGTCTCCCGTATCGCGCCGGCGACGACCGATTCCCCGTCTTCGAGGTGTCCACCGGGCAGACAGAGCTGGCCAGCGGCTTCACCGGTGCCGGCGCGTTGCAGGAACAGGACCTGGCCGTCGGCGCGGCGCAGCAGCACGTGCACGACGACGATGGTGCGATACCGGCTGGTCAATAGGTTGCCCTTCCGCCTCGGTTGCTGACCTGCTCAAGGGCGGCGAGGCTCATCGACGCGCCGCGGCGGCTGCCGGTCGGGTGGTCACGGTGCCATGGCCGACCTGCAGGGCGGCCAGCTCGCGGCGGATCGACTCCGGTGCCGAGCGGTGCACCGTTTCGCCGTGCCGCTCATGGTGGGTGTAGATCGGGGCCGGTACGGCGTCGAAGGCCCGGTCGAGGTCGGTCACGGCTGCTCCCTTTACAGAGGCTCAGGGGTGGGTGCGGTCGAGGCTGCGGGCATCGGTGACCCGGCGGGTGGCGTAGATGTCACCGGCCCGGGCGGCGGCTCGCCACGGCCGGGCCTTGTTCAGCGCGATATCCAGGTCCGCATCGGTGCGGTCCAGATCGACGCAGACGACGTCCGGACCGTCCGACTTCGCGCGGCGCAGCAGATAGCCGTGCGGGCCGATCAGCGCGGAGGACGCGGCCGGCGCGCATTGGGCGGGCACGGCCATGCTGACCCAGCATCCGGTGGTGGCAGCGTGCCCGCGGGCGATGATCTCGAAGATCGGGTCCTCGGAGAAGCTGGAGAACAGCACGCAGTCCACACCGAGGTCGGCCTGCTGCATCCACAGCTCAGGGAAGTTGACCTCGATGCAGAGCAGACAGCCGAAGGTGAACCCGTCCACCGCGAAGGTGCAGACGTGCTCGCCCGGGGTGTAGAAACCGCTGACCTCGTTGTGCGACAGCAGCCGCTTG
This is a stretch of genomic DNA from Micromonospora sp. WMMD1082. It encodes these proteins:
- a CDS encoding 5'-3' exonuclease H3TH domain-containing protein, whose product is MTGLFLVDGHQLLYRAWFGFPARITSRDKTRDLTGVFGFLALMRKAHRLHAPDHELVVVFDGEHASARRATTVPGYKANRAGADHTPIAALPDVKRALDAAAVRWTEIDQMEADDVIATATTSAVQAGRSVICYSSDRDFYQLLRPTVTVLTPRRTFAAADIHHRYRIHPCQWPDYRALTGDLADHIPGIRGIGPTTAANLLTDGWHLDQLPNSPRLRNPRCHPITHQWTELLAWRDAIRLRTDIPLPDTLITGQPTAPLPSAAHLLDQLHLW
- a CDS encoding nucleotidyltransferase family protein, whose amino-acid sequence is MTTPPAGWADPADVRRGDELRELVRATVPLMRALTVVRDSGLPDAWIGAGVLRDLVWGRRYGTGFDLRTVRDVDVAFFDPADLSRDNDDRATARLATTEPGVPWEAKNQAAVHTWYPHRFGGPPVPPFRGIAEAVATWPEYATAVAIHLDPDNRIEVCAPYGLDDLLDGVWRRNPTRVSEQTSYERLSRHQPAQRWPGVHVITSPPAHREDR
- a CDS encoding NUDIX domain-containing protein, which translates into the protein MTSRYRTIVVVHVLLRRADGQVLFLQRAGTGEAAGQLCLPGGHLEDGESVVAGAIRETAEETGVELSETNLEFVHIVHRRHGHDDPRLGFFFLATGWRGQPVNREPHKCAGLVWADPAQPPATTIAYTVAALEQIHSGRHFSLDGWVEHSPPAGLAQLPAAVTTGLCIERHSPHFPTLVIIRGNSGSGKTTTAREVRRRFGRGAALLEQDYLRRTVLREHDSARIQPVAPAFITATARTALDLGYHVILEGILHTERYATVLHQLIDSHPGPVAVFYLDVSFDETVRRHLNRAEPIPVTPDEMRRWYAHRDLLDIPGETVIGETSTFEQTVTTILHASGLTTVVPQTPCPRRCPHCARKADQTTTATEAP
- a CDS encoding carbon-nitrogen hydrolase family protein; this translates as MNVADRIRIAIAQTHVAADPAANGTAIRAAMRQAAYGGARLVHFAEGALSGYAGAAKPHYAGWRIDWAPVAEQLDTTMALAGELGVWVVVGGNHRLTGDHWPHNSLWMINDSGDLADRYDKRLLSHNEVSGFYTPGEHVCTFAVDGFTFGCLLCIEVNFPELWMQQADLGVDCVLFSSFSEDPIFEIIARGHAATTGCWVSMAVPAQCAPAASSALIGPHGYLLRRAKSDGPDVVCVDLDRTDADLDIALNKARPWRAAARAGDIYATRRVTDARSLDRTHP